From Rutidosis leptorrhynchoides isolate AG116_Rl617_1_P2 chromosome 3, CSIRO_AGI_Rlap_v1, whole genome shotgun sequence, a single genomic window includes:
- the LOC139899903 gene encoding heat shock cognate 70 kDa protein-like, whose product MSATGKVPAVGIDLGTTYSCVAVWHHNRIEIIANDQGNRTTPSCVAFNETERLVGDAAKNQAAYNPTNTIFDVKRLIGRRASDETVREDMKTWPFQVVAGVDDKPKIVVTYKGEKKEFAAEEISSMVLVKMKSVAETFLGSTVEKAVVTVPAYFNDSQRQSTKDAAKVAGLDVLRIVNEPTAAAIAYALDKRAGIDGKMNVLVFDLGGGTFDVSILSIDKKGVIEVKATAGDTHLGGEDFDNRMVNHFVRQFKRKHNIDISKNVKALGRLRVHCERAKSIISTAIQTNIDIDCLCNTIDFSANFTRAKFDELNLDLFEKCIETLRNCLNDANMSKDSIDEVVLVGGSIRIPKVQGLLQGFFNGKSLCQRINPDEAVAYGAGVLAANLSNMGDEDVKDLTLIDVTPLSLGVECKGDVMVVLIPRNSPIPTKKENNFTTARDHQTSVDICVYQGERSISRENYFLGEIRLSGLPSALEGEVKIKVCFEIDANGILNVSAREITTGINKAIKITNNGSLSTVEIEKMIEDAERYKFEDEAHVKKVKAHEALETYVYKLRTKIKDYKVRLRLRRTGISVKDLEDTQHKIEEVIEWLDENSDAEIAELKDIEVELLDICRRMKLNLVLKK is encoded by the exons ATGTCAGCTACAGGTAAAGTTCCAGCAGTTGGTATTGACCTTGGAACCACTTATTCTTGTGTGGCTGTTTGGCACCATAACCGTATTGAGATCATAGCAAATGATCAAGGTAACCGAACCACCCCCTCATGTGTCGCCTTCAATGAAACCGAACGTTTGGTCGGTGATGCTGCCAAGAATCAGGCTGCATATAACCCCACCAACACCATCTTCG ATGTTAAGCGCTTAATTGGAAGAAGGGCAAGTGATGAAACTGTTAGAGAAGACATGAAGACGTGGCCTTTTCAAGTGGTGGCTGGGGTAGATGACAAACCAAAAATTGTAGTCACTTACAAAGGCGAAAAGAAGGAGTTTGCTGCTGAAGAGATATCTTCGATGGTATTAGTAAAGATGAAATCGGTTGCTGAGACATTTCTTGGGTCAACAGTTGAAAAGGCAGTTGTAACTGTTCCTGCCTATTTCAATGACTCTCAACGGCAATCAACGAAGGATGCTGCAAAGGTCGCCGGGCTCGATGTTCTGCGCATCGTTAATGAACCTACAGCTGCTGCTATTGCTTATGCTCTTGACAAGAGAGCTGGTATTGATGGCAAGATGAATGTATTGGTTTTTGACTTGGGTGGTGGCACCTTTGACGTTTCTATTCTTAGTATTGATAAAAAGGGAGTTATTGAGGTTAAAGCTACGGCTGGCGATACACATTTGGGAGGTGAAGATTTTGATAACAGAATGGTGAATCATTTTGTCAGACAATTCAAGAGGAAACATAACATTGACATTAGTAAGAATGTAAAAGCTTTGGGTAGGTTAAGGGTTCATTGTGAGAGAGCAAAGAGTATTATTTCGACCGCTATTCAGACAAACATTGATATTGATTGCTTGTGTAACACTATTGATTTTTCAGCAAATTTTACAAGGGCCAAGTTTGATGAACTTAACTTGGATTTGTTTGAGAAGTGTATCGAGACATTGAGAAATTGTTTGAATGATGCAAATATGAGTAAGGATAGCATCGATGAAGTGGTTCTTGTTGGGGGGTCCATCAGGATTCCAAAGGTACAAGGATTGTTGCAGGGCTTTTTCAATGGGAAGTCACTTTGCCAACGGATCAATCCTGACGAGGCTGTTGCGTATGGGGCTGGAGTTCTAGCTGCAAACTTAAGTAACATGGGTGATGAAGATGTGAAGGATCTGACGTTAATTGATGTCACACCTTTGTCACTTGGTGTTGAATGTAAGGGAGATGTTATGGTTGTTTTGATTCCAAGAAATTCACCAATTCCAACCAAGAAGGAAAATAATTTCACCACAGCTCGCGACCACCAAACTTCGGTGGATATTTGTGTGTATCAAGGTGAGAGATCCATAAGTAGGGAGAACTATTTTTTGGGAGAAATTAGGCTGTCTGGTCTGCCATCTGCTCTTGAGGGGGAAGTCAAGATTAAGGTATGCTTTGAGATAGATGCCAATGGGATTTTGAATGTTTCGGCCAGAGAAATAACAACTGGGATAAACAAGGCAATCAAGATAACTAATAATGGTAGTCTGTCAACAGTAGAGATTGAGAAGATGATTGAAGATGCTGAACGATATAAATTTGAGGATGAAGCTCACGTAAAGAAGGTGAAGGCACATGAAGCTCTAGAAACATACGTTTATAAATTAAGAACCAAAATAAAGGATTACAAGGTTCGATTGAGGCTTAGACGGACGGGGATTAGTGTGAAAGACTTGGAAGATACACAACATAAGATTGAGGAGGTGATTGAGTGGCTTGATGAGAACTCGGATGCTGAAATTGCTGAGTTAAAGGACATAGAAGTGGAGCTTCTTGATATATGCAGAAGAATGAAGTTGAATCTTGTGTTGAAAAAGTAA
- the LOC139895991 gene encoding small ribosomal subunit protein eS17, with protein MGRVRTKTVKKSSRVVIERYYGKMTLDFHTNKKILEEVAIIPSKRLRNKIAGFSTHLMKRIQKGPVRGISLKLQEEERERRMDFVPDESAIRTDLIEVDKETIEMLTALGMGDLPGVVKASVEPQAVASVPSFGRGGGAGGFAKRY; from the coding sequence ATGGGGCGTGTTCGTACCAAGACCGTTAAGAAATCGTCAAGGGTGGTAATCGAGAGGTACTATGGAAAGATGACACTGGACTTTCACACAAACAAGAAGATTTTGGAGGAAGTTGCCATCATTCCATCCAAACGTTTGAGGAACAAGATTGCAGGTTTCTCTACTCATCTTATGAAGCGTATTCAGAAAGGACCGGTTAGGGGTATTTCGTTGAAGCTTCAAGAGGAAGAAAGAGAGCGTCGAATGGACTTTGTGCCTGATGAGTCAGCTATCAGGACTGATTTGATCGAGGTCGATAAGGAAACTATTGAAATGCTTACTGCTCTTGGCATGGGTGATCTTCCTGGGGTCGTTAAGGCTTCTGTTGAGCCACAGGCTGTGGCGTCTGTTCCTTCTTTTGGCAGGGGCGGTGGTGCGGGTGGGTTTGCTAAGAGATATTAG